Below is a window of Populus alba chromosome 2, ASM523922v2, whole genome shotgun sequence DNA.
GGCTAAGAATCTAACCAGTTAGCCCGTTCAAATGGCTGATAAATTAAAGGGAATAGAAACGGCAGAGAAGCAGCATCTCAATTCTCGAAGGCTCAAAGACGCGAAACTCGCGAAGAACACAAGTGGTCGTCAGACAGAGACACTGAGTCTCTCTGTCCGAGTCATACAGTACTGTAGGAGTAGAACCACAAACAGAAAATCTAATATGATTAATCTAACCcacgtaatatatatataaagaaaatatataaagaaaatcccCCATGCCTTTTCCGTTTCTCTTGTTTACAGATACTATAAAAGAAGCTCTAGGTGGTCTTTTGTACGCGTAACCCTAAACCATGGTTGGTGGTAATGGTTAGTCTTAGTCATCTCCTTAATAGGCAGGTTCCCATTGCTTGCATCTCGCTCTATATAGCGCCACTACCCCTTTCGAACCCATCTCCTCCACCTTGTCTTTTCTTCTGCAACAAAAGAATAGCTTACATATATATACCTATCCATAAATATAGAGCGAGAGGGATGTGGATACTACTATTTGACAAAACAAAAGAGGAGGAAAGATGACTTTCACTGGCTAGCTAGTTAGCCAGCTACTACTGGCTACTAGCTCTTAGTTTAGTCTCCTTATTTAatagagagagcgagagagagagagagagagagagagagagagatggtatTGATTGTCTTCCAGAATCTGGATATTGGTGAAAGATATCAGTCCAGCTGATctttcagagagagagagagagagagagagcacagAGACAGGGATATATCATGTATTGAAGCTTGGTTGACTAGAGCTGGATGGTGGTTTGATTTCTTCTGGCGTTAAGAGAAAAATCTGGGGCAGGGAGGGGTGTTGTTGTTCAGATTGGAAAATATTAGTATTGATAGAGAAAGGTTATCAGTTTGATGGGTAAGAACAAGAAGCCTCAGAAAACAAAGGAGCTTTCAGTGGCAATAGCAGAAGCTTCATCCACGGGAGATCCTGAGTCGACTCAGCAACAGCCTCAAACTCCTAGAAAGAGAGGTAGACCACGCAAGATTATTGAAAAGAGTGAAAGCGCAGTGGAAAAAGAAGAATCCACAGGAGAAGGAGCAGAGGCAACTCATGAACAAGGTATTGGGAGTCAATCAAAGAAGATTAAAACTagccaagaagaagaaggagcacaacaacaacaacaacaggtAGAAGCAGAGGGACCATCGTCTTCTACGAGAGGCAAAAAGAAGGAAGAGGGAAAATCTGAAGGGAAGGAGCCTCCAAGGAGAAGCAGGAGGAGAAAAAGCCAACCAAGAAAGAGCAGCTGAACAGGTAGgttgctagctagctagcgaTGGTACATAATTAATAGCCCTTTATTGCTTCATCTTgtgattaagaaattaaaacaaaaaaagaacaagaaggaAGAGGGGTGAACTTTTGCTGTTAGGATTCTTAATTAAGCTGCTCTTATTCCTGTTGAAGCTTCTTGATTATCTCGATTCGTTTACTCTCTCTCCTGAATTCATGGAACAAAAAGGTATAAAGGGCTCGTCATCTGCTTTGATATGTTGTTCCTATCAACTGATCATCGTCCATTTGTGATGAGATGCTTGATTGATGATGAATTATTATGATCAGGTTCAAGCATTctagcttatttttcatgacccACCGTCCTTCATTTCTTTCCATTATAAGATACTCCTAATCTACTTAGCTTGGGTGACTATCTACTCATCTCATCATTATAACCTATTTTCTAGGAGTGTTGatttttagaattatattaaactaatctttttatttttttactattaacaaatcgaaatttcaaaaaacataatcaatgtgatgtttttttttttttttttttaaatgaagtaTTTTTAAAAGGCACAACCGTAGTCAGGAAACTTTTATAGCTTTTCTCATTAGGTAGCAGCAGGAGCAAAGTGATTATTGAACGGTGCCGATTGATATAATCCCACCGTGGACGGTGTTGAAAGCAATAAGAGCCCTCTTATTTTCGTTGGGTTGCCTCAGCTATTACGAAGAGACGAGACCCTCGAACTATTCAATAATCACGTATCCAAAGGGGTGTCAACTCGTTTAAGGCAGCGCGTGTTCGTCACGCCCTCGCCCCtctaatcatattataaataccCACCatccatattttatatttgtaagaTTGGGTTTCAAAACCGATTTGGAAAACTTGGAGAGCGGGGCAGCATGTATTACAGATAAGGTTTATTTTCTGAAGAGTTGCACCTTCAAGTTTTGTGGTGCCTTTAGTCTTcacatcaagaaaataaaaaagtcattttgaataaattatttatatttaaaaaatttattttctaataaaaagttatttatatttgaaaaacttATATCCTTATCAAAGATTATATATTATCAAAGATTATATATTCTTGGAGGTGAcactaaaatatttgtttcaaataattattttactcgGAAGGTCATTCATACTGGTTGTTCTTGTAAAAACAAAGAGGTCTTTGTCGGAACAAACtagtctttttaatttgtatgtgatttttcatgaatgttttaCTTTGGACAAACTTTTATCTTGCAAGATATGAAGTTTTTTTCCGAATGAAATGTTCTTTTACTCCTCCTATCAAGGCTTCCAAAGCTATTGTCTCAAACAATTCTTTTATCTTGAGCGTCTCCCCATTAAATCTTCTCAAATATACCCATGTAGACCTTTCCTCTTGTTAGGTAACACTAAAAAGTTTTGTAGAGCATTTATTGACAGGTATACTAGTGTTACAGTGTACCACTAACTTGGCACAGAGATCACTAAACCATTCAATAGAGTTAGTTCTAAATTGCTATACCAAACATGCACAAACACTCTAAAGATTTCAGGGAGTATCTTGCACATTGAGTCACGATCTTGGATGACTAACTCCAAGCTACTGTGCATATTTTGTACATGTTTTCTTGGGTTAGTCAAGCTATCATAGTTAttcctatttgtttttcttaatccggtattttttgataaaaatatataaaaatattctaataaaatcTTATTTCATTGAGAGGATTTTGCATATCATTCATGTTTATTTTAAGGTGGTTTCCATGATGGATGAAAAAtattcctttcattttcttgtgAAATGTATGAGATGTGAAAGAAAATTAAGGCTTTTTTCAACTAACAACCCAACTTGGATCATACTAGACTAAagtattggtttttttctagtcaaaatcaagaatttatttagaaatatagttgCATTTTTATTCTAACCCGCATTCCTAACTGAAGTGcaagtatgtttgttttttaagaatttttaaaatattttgtttcaagttattattttatgattttgaacaattttgatctgttatattaaaaataaattttttaaaaataaaaaaattattttaatatatttttaaataaaaaatatttttaaaaataatcattattgtaatttctaaaaacaaaaaaattattatacagcTATGAACCCCAGCAAAGCCGCGTAGAAAACTAATCACTGGCATCGATGGTCAATATATAGGTGCGCGGTGGAGGAGGAGAGAAATACGGGAACGTTTCGAGTGTAGCAGAAGACAGTAGCTGTTAGTCATGGCCTTATGCGACaagatcaaaagaaaataaaaacacaagaagAGAAGGGGCTGCAAATTCAGGCACAAGGAACAGGACAACCAGAAAGACTTACTCCTGTTATATATAGGACAACTTGAGTACAGATTTCTTGTCCTCTTCACCCATTTTCAACTGAAtcacttcaaattaataaaagaaaatcttggtttttattttattttatctcaatCATGCCACCAATTCATTAAAATACTTCGTCTAAATGTCTTAAATAATCTAACAACCATCGTAATGTTGTTTCGAAAACCAAATATCAATTACGGATATTGAAATCCtgggatgtaattaaaaaaagaaagaaaaaggtttaGCAACCAAATCCTTACATTATTGGAAATCTAATTTGAGGGCTGTAAGAACCAAgtacgaagaaaaaaaaaaaaaaacagaatcatGTGTGTgtaaagagaggaagaaaagggAGGAGATGCCTTCTTATAAGTCAGAGATAGGACGGTGACTTGAGACGCGCTGGGACCAGTCCGTATGAACCAGAGGGCCAAAGCCTGCAGGTTGTTGTCCCACCTGAAAAATCTAGAAGAGCTACTGTTTGATTGGGGGCTGCTTGTTAATCACAGTGCCTCTTCTCATTGAAACTGGCTCGGTCCCGCAGATCCACCGGCCAGCTCAATACTTGACCGACGctggattttttaaattgaatcaagTGGAAATTAACATCATTAGGCCAGCTAAGCCAATCAACCCATGACCTCATGTTCCTATCTAATCTTGGATAAAACctcatttgattttcttttcttttcgaaACGACATGCCTTCTTTTAATGATCAGCTAGTCGACGACTCTAGATAACTAATGTATCGGCTCTTGCATCAATGAAAATATAAGGCTAATTCTCAGTAAATCATGCAAATAAGACCCTTATATTACTTAAAATATCAGTCATGTACTTAAATTCTTTGCGAAAGGCGCGGTGAGAATTATACATCAAGGCAGCACACAAGGGACAGCGGTCCACCGCGGTGGCTCCTCGTTAACAATGTGAGCACATCCAACAGAGGCAGCTCTCTTGTGCAGGTTGCCTTTACGGCAGGCAGGCCTCTCCTTCACCAGGCAGGAGGGGGGGCTAgatttctttcatgaaaattaTAACGAAaagtattagagaataatatgaattttattttaaaatcttacctcacaatttattaaattaaatttttagattaaattagtttttgacAGGAGGATAGTTGggtaataaaatcatgttattgaACTTCACGTGGTTAGGAACCACTTCCTACAAATGCAGGCAATGATATATCTAAAATCTTTCTTTCTCCATCACTGACTCTAACGGGGCGGAGAAGCCATGAACAAGGTAAAAATAGAGGCGAGCATTTTTGGTGGCAGAATGCAAGGAAAATGTCGAAAACAAAAATGCTTTAGTAGATACGAGGAAGCGCCCAACTTAAGAGTCACGAAATTCTTCAACGTGCATGCACAGTCGTCTTCAAGTCAAAATTTCCCCATGCATGACAGCGATGTAATGTCAGGTGGATGGTGAGTGCGGTGACGGGTGAGTGCACTAAGGCAGTGTAAATGTAAGAAGAAACAACTCGCGACTGGTGTTGGTGCCCACTTCAACAAACATAAAGTAAAACCACGAGCACAGGAGGGTGAAAAACAAACGTATGATGCAACTTTTTCAATGGAATTGGTGAAGATGTTTAAAATTGAGGAAGTAGAGAATCTCTCTATATCTATTGCTTTGCCATAACTCAGCCTTCtccttctaaaaaacaaaactttagaTACATGTGTAATAGACTCTCACCTTTTCCCTATCTATAGCCAGGGAATGCAAAACTGTTTTACAAGTGTACAAAACACCATCGCCTAATAATTAACGACAAAAGATCAATTTTGGGTAACGAAACACATCATATCATCGCAGACACAATAGCATGACAGTAATTTCATTCAACGTTTTAGGCAATCATTTTATGtgtctgaattttttatttcaatgctGATTCTGATCTCTAACCTGGTTGATCAGTGGTTGGTCTTATGATGTCGCTCTTTCCTATACCGAGATTGATCCGGATCAAATCCACCTTCTTCAGCTCCATAAACAGCCCAAGATGGTGTGGCAGCCATGTAGTCCTTGCTATCGAAAGGTTTACCAGAAGCAACCTGCATTTTCATGAGAAAATAATTGGTTAGCGAGTCTTAATTATTGAAAAGTACTTCCAAAAGAATGTTATTGGTGCTGTTAACAACCAGATCATGGAACTTGTCATAATCTATCCAAGTGAACCATTGGCCATCAACTTTGAACTTCTCAGTTTTTGCCAAAAGGACACAACATGAGTGGACATGCTCACAAGCAACCTCATATTCCCCTTTGCTTTTAAGAGCCAAGGCCTCTGAGAAAGCTTTCACATCAGAATGCCAAGGCACATTCTCCATCGTCAACTTTGATGTGGCGGACCTGTATGGGAAAACAAGATTATTAATCACAGCATTGCTAAGCGCAAAACAGGATAGGTCAAACAGCTTACGATCCACAGTAGGTAACGCCTTTGATTTCAATGAAATCAGGCTGTCCGGTGCTAAAGAGGTTAAAATAAGCATCTAAATCCTCTGTGTTCCATCCTTTAACCAGTGTCAGACGATAAACAGTCCGTTGTTGCTTCTCCTTAAGGGATTTCAAAGAATCCTGCAAAGGAATTGCCATACATTACAACAAGCATGacaaattagtaaaaaattgcAGTGCTAGCATGAATACTGTCGCATGATCATACATCTTGTCCATAGGATACAGGAGAGGGGACCCATGATCTGATGGGTTCCAAAACATGCATCAATGCCAGTGAAAAGCCAAAAAACATTATTAGGTAAAGGCAAAGAAAATTTAGGCCCTCAAAAACAATAGAGAGCATTTAGCTCTCCATGTAggcacaagaaaaaaagaggctaTAATGCACACATAAAGATCTCCAATCCATTCATCATGGACAAGGCTTAGATTACAAAGCAACGGATTGTTTGGCTAGAAAGGAACTTACAATGAATCGCTCCCAAAAATCACCAAAAAGTGGTCTATCAATTGCCTTCAGGCTTTCCTTTGTTGCAGCATCTACACTGACATATAACTGCATGCATCAATTATATCAAATAGTTTTGTTCCATCAGCAAGAGTACATGAATCTTTAGACACCAGATTCTACTTCAACAGAGAGCTAAAAAGGAGGAGCCTTCATACCTGGGTTACAGGCTTCAGCATTTGAATCTTGTCAGGGAACTGTGCATTTGTTACTAGAAATGTGGATATCTGCCTTCGGTGCAACTCATCCACTAGTGTATTAATCTCTGGATACATAATAGGTTCACCAACAAGTGATAAAGCACAATGCCTGGGAGAGAGACCTTCATTCAATCGCTCAAGAGTAACACCTGCAGGAATACAATGTGCTAGTAAATGCAGTGGATGATCCAGTATAGCGGAAAGGAaaaggtttgaaaaaataataaacttcaTCCCCAAATTATAATTCTACAAAAAGTATATCATAGTTCAAAGCACTTTCCATAAGAAAGATCAATTCGTCAATAGGATAACTTATGTTCTTCAAGCAATTGGAAACTTGAGGtttcaaaatagaaattatttattaaaaatcatgcAAAGATACTCACGTCCAGGAACTTCTAGACTTAAGTAAATGATTCAGGGTTATGTACACATCCAAAAGTATTGCCTCACCACACCCCTCAAACACGGAAACCCCTCTGCTATAGGCTAGTGAAATCATATAAATCTACTAGAGTTCTCACCCCCAAACTTCTGACCTGGGCTAACTAATTGCGTTCAAGGATGAATCCCAATATAGGCCTGAGTATAATAGGGTCAGGTGGTTGCCCCCATTAAATGCCATGAGTGACTCAGATTGGGCAACATCATGTCATGACAGCATGATAGTTTTATGACTTATCATCTCGCATTAGGAGCAGAATGCATATCTACTGCATGAACATACACATGCAACAGCTCATAATTCTAAAGGACCTTCCCCAACAACAGTGACACGAGGACAAAGATTACCAGGAACTCCTTTCATTTGCTTAATCATCTTTGTATGCAGATCAATGGCAGAATTCACAATCTCCAGAGGATCATCCATTTTCCACTGCCAACTCTTTCCTACTGGATTTGTGTGATGTCTCCAACAGAAAACACATTTGTTGGCGCATGCCAAACTAGGAGTTGCCTCCATGCACCTGCTCATTCAAGTTTAAAAATCACGACTCCCAGAGAAGGCAAAAATTATAACCAAGAAATATAAACCATACTATAAATTCAACTTTACAAACTAAAGATGACTGGGAAAAATCTATATGAGCATATGACACTTGGACCACAGCAAACAAATGTTTACCGGTAGAATATGGTCAActattcaatcaaatgatatcAATCATTTTTCCAATCTCTTATAAAGAAAGAAGTTCAACAATTCAAAACCCAAACAAGGGCATACAAATCACAAAACGGAGAATAAAACAtacataaaacaataataaatcaatCACCTATGACTTTCGATTCCATAAAAAGAGTGCTTGTAGCATCCTCCTCGCCCTCTAAGTTGTGATTTGGTCCATCTACAAATCTTAACACCACTATGCGAACCAATGATTTTGTATCCCTGCAAATTCAATACCGAAACTGAAATTAGGAAACCAAAAATTTCACACTACGCAAATACACGGCTGTGTGAAGAATTCATTACTAgaaatattgtttgattttatacCTGCTTTTCTAAGCTTGCTCTGATCACCGGAGTCACCATTTCTTTTTTACCATCCAATTTCCCATTCTCTCCATTTAATTTCCCATTACTTTGAGCCACGACAAGTGACCTCCTTGACGGCCCTTTACCCGCAATATCTTCAAGATCAACAATGTCCGACTCCACCCCACCATCGTCCTCATCGTCATCGCTCTCATCAATAACAACCACTCCATTTCCACAATCCTCTCCATTCTCCACACTCTCTCCTTTCAAAACCTTAGCTAATCTCCCACTCCACTCCTCAAAAACCCCATCCAATTCACCACCATCCACATCACCCTCCCCAACTCCCACAACCTCCTTCGCTCCCAAATCCCTCAACCGCCGCGAAAAATCTTTAGCCACAGCATTAAATGTCTCGCCATAAGCTCTACTTCCAACACCGAAAACCGCGAACTTACATTCCGAGAGCATCAACGAACCGACACGGAAGTCGTCAGCGCTTTCGGCAAGCCAATTCGCGAAGAATTTGGCATTTTGAGGTGGTTTACCATCTTCCCAAGTGGAAGCGATGATTATGACCAGTTTTTCTTTGAAGAGATCCTCAGGCTCGTAATTCTGAGGGTCGATGAGGTCAAAATGGAGATTGTTTGAGGCTAGGAGATTGTGGAGACGATGAGCTAGGGTTTTGGAAGTGCCAGTTTGGGAGATGAAGAAGAGTTTGGGTttgttagggttagggtttagggagaTTTTTTTGAGGCGGCGAGATTTGTAGAAGCAATAGATTGTGGTGGCGGAGAGGAGAGCAAGGAGAGTAAAGCGAGCGGGAGTGGAGGTTAGGGACATGATGGTTATTTACTTACTTTTAGGGGAAGTGAGGGATTGTTGAAGAGAGAGTGGCGCtagtgtttttccttttcattgttTGATTTGAAGTCACAGTTTGGGAGGTAAAGActggagaagaggaagaagacgaCGGCCGTTTTTTCAAGCAGAGATGACGGGCTGACTCCGTTATGAGTTATGACCCATATTTCGTCAGCCTTAATGGGCCCAGGCCTTTTGCTCATGAAATTATCTTTGGATCAAACCATTGTGTCTGATTAGCgttgaaaaaatagatataacaAAAGAATTATTCagtctttaaaacaattttgaaataattttaagtcTAAGGACTCAAATGtaaaatgtttcaaaaattGGGGCTGCGCCACGCCCCCATGAATGTAGTTCCACCCCTGTCCACCGGATATGAAGCTTGGCTTCCTCTTTCTCTCCACATAAAATCTAACCATCACTGCATATGGACTtcgataaaagaaagaaaatacaacTGGACCATGATTAAAATTACAGAGAGCTCAACACAGCTGTTCTTGAAAACAACTTGAAGAAGTCAAACCTTCCTTCCACACCATTACGACGGATACAAAAATAATgggaaaaatagagaaaaagtgCAGATTGAATATATGTCACGAAAGCCAATGTAAAAGGTAAATTAGCAAGTGGTAAAAATGAGTGATTGAGCATATATTTCAGTGTTAATGAACATTCAGTGTCGAAGGcagaagctaaaaaaaatttgccTTCCATCTATTTTACTTTCATCTCGCAACCACTCACTGTACATATTCATGAGGTGAGTTTTAAGGGCGCCACATGGTTTTTTGTGCACACAGTATGCCCTCTTTATCCTGAGCATATGTCATGCGAATCTCCCAATGCAAACTTCTCAGTATTCCCTCTAGTGGATCTAGTATCTCAACCTTATCTCGTATAACTGCCCAGCCGCCTGGTCGTAGCAAACGATCCATCTCGACAACGATCGATGCAGGCTGTTTGCACCTGAAGTTACATTTAACATTTGGATGAGTGATCAAAACTATATTCTCTAACTAAACACAGCATTCTGATGCATACAAAGAAACAAACTTCATGGTTCAAATGGGATAGATTCCTGAACTAAAGGCCCTTGGACTCGCTTGCTAGAAACACTAGAGAAATCATGTTGGCATGTTGCACTGAACACCTAAGCAACAAACTGCTAGTTCAGTAACCTGGTGAGGTGGGCTCTATGAGTGATAAGAGCACAGCAAAGTTCTATGTGCAAAGAATAACGATTAGGTGGTAGGTATGGACAAGGCAGAACTGGAGAAGTAATTTGGACCTGTTCTTGAGCCGTGAAAATAGATGATCCGCGTGTAAGAGATCATATGATCTTGGATATGTGCCAAAGGACTCGCACCAGTCATGATAGACACCAATTAGCCCGCGTTCGTATATGATAGGAAGTGTGTCTGGTGCATGGACGAGAACCACATTCATCACCCATACCTTGTGTTGTGCAAGAGCAGCAGCAAATCTGAATTTCCAGATGAAGATTAGTgcaactttttaataaaaagttttaaactgTTTACACAAGTAAAAAGTTCTGGTAGAATTTATGTAAGGGCTTTAACCACATCACCTCGTGAATTGTTTAAACAAGAGACTGCaactttcaaaaagaaattgaaattgttCAGTTAGCATACCCTCCATTGATGGCTTTCATGTCCATAATGTTCCGGATATTTGACCAGTCAATTCCCATTCCCGTGAGATAAGACTTCTCAACAATAGCTTTCCAGTGGCTGGTATCAGCAACcagtttttctttattgttcatCCAGTCAGGATAAGTTTCAAGCCTCTTAGGCCATTCCTCAGGCCACTCTGTCCCGTGTTGTTCGATTGCAGATGGAACAGGGTGTAAGCAAGTCTTCATAGGAACATACCTGACAAAAGAAGTTGCAGTCACCAAGTTAAAAGGCACTGGAGTTTGATAACATGGGACTGGAAACCAGTGCTTAACTGAAGTTTCATCCACTGACGGAACATGAATATTGATATTACAGTCATGCTAAAACATGAAGATAcatcatcaaaacaaaatagCCTAGGCTTACCAGGCTGCATCTGGATTTTCATTTTCCTTGCACAGAGGTGGATTTTTCCGTCTCCTCAACCCATATATATCATTTGACTCGGgcttttgatatattttgacaCCCACTTCACCCACTTCATCAGTTTTATGAGCCAGAACGTTCCAACAGACAGATGCTGTCAATGTGGTCATAGCTGGAAAGAAAAGAATTGTATGATGGAAGTAAATAAGCTTCAATGGCTAATGCAGCGCGCAACAGAATAAATGTTTCACACATgtgacaataaaacaatgtaaGAAAATATGGGCAAATGACTGCTTTTCCAGGTAACAGAAAGCAAGCCACTGTGGTTTGACTGCATCCTGAAGTCTAACCAAAAACCCAACTCAATTTTGGAAGTTCTAAGTAGAAAAAATAGGTTGATAAAGTTTCTGAATCTGCAATGGTCGCTGCCtttttttgatacatttctgCACATGCTACATCAACTGCCTATGTGGAAAATATACCTTAAGATACTAAGTAGACCAGTTCACCTGTTTGATGCCCCAAAAGTAAAATATACCTCAATAAACTCATTGACTAGAGAGATGATACAAATAAAAGTATCAAACTTCTTTGGCAGTTTGATTTGCTCCGCATCATGGTAGACAAA
It encodes the following:
- the LOC118056209 gene encoding S-adenosyl-L-methionine-dependent tRNA 4-demethylwyosine synthase translates to MSLTSTPARFTLLALLSATTIYCFYKSRRLKKISLNPNPNKPKLFFISQTGTSKTLAHRLHNLLASNNLHFDLIDPQNYEPEDLFKEKLVIIIASTWEDGKPPQNAKFFANWLAESADDFRVGSLMLSECKFAVFGVGSRAYGETFNAVAKDFSRRLRDLGAKEVVGVGEGDVDGGELDGVFEEWSGRLAKVLKGESVENGEDCGNGVVVIDESDDDEDDGGVESDIVDLEDIAGKGPSRRSLVVAQSNGKLNGENGKLDGKKEMVTPVIRASLEKQGYKIIGSHSGVKICRWTKSQLRGRGGCYKHSFYGIESHRCMEATPSLACANKCVFCWRHHTNPVGKSWQWKMDDPLEIVNSAIDLHTKMIKQMKGVPGVTLERLNEGLSPRHCALSLVGEPIMYPEINTLVDELHRRQISTFLVTNAQFPDKIQMLKPVTQLYVSVDAATKESLKAIDRPLFGDFWERFIDSLKSLKEKQQRTVYRLTLVKGWNTEDLDAYFNLFSTGQPDFIEIKGVTYCGSSATSKLTMENVPWHSDVKAFSEALALKSKGEYEVACEHVHSCCVLLAKTEKFKVDGQWFTWIDYDKFHDLVASGKPFDSKDYMAATPSWAVYGAEEGGFDPDQSRYRKERHHKTNH